In Marinitoga hydrogenitolerans DSM 16785, one genomic interval encodes:
- a CDS encoding mechanosensitive ion channel family protein, producing MNINWNMIIDYSIRIGISIIVLFLSKFFSKIFYSSLVKVAEKTGRSLSYKNTLKVLINIATYTLGGFVILSLIFKDFMPFLTGLGVSGVIVAFAIQEPLANFICGILLMFSKAIKEGDAIEVNGIAGVVSQIDLNHTLLKTFDGKLVRIPNKTMWSSSITNYWPTDIRRSEINIGVSYKTNLKEFLELINIYFKNSTLIYKDENHNPFVLFSKFGDSSIDFSIKFWLKREDYFEGTKKIATEIFELLNKNNIEIPFTQIDVNIKNEKL from the coding sequence ATGAACATAAATTGGAACATGATTATCGATTATTCTATACGCATTGGAATCAGTATAATTGTTCTATTTTTGTCTAAATTTTTTTCAAAAATTTTTTATTCTTCTTTGGTAAAAGTTGCAGAAAAAACGGGAAGAAGTTTATCCTATAAAAATACATTAAAAGTTTTAATAAATATAGCTACGTATACCTTAGGTGGATTTGTTATTTTATCTCTAATTTTTAAAGATTTTATGCCTTTTTTAACAGGATTAGGTGTTTCAGGTGTAATTGTTGCTTTTGCTATTCAAGAACCTTTAGCTAATTTCATCTGTGGAATCCTTTTAATGTTTTCAAAAGCTATAAAAGAGGGTGATGCCATAGAAGTAAATGGTATTGCGGGAGTTGTTTCACAGATAGATTTAAATCATACTCTTTTAAAAACATTTGATGGAAAGCTGGTAAGAATTCCAAATAAAACCATGTGGAGCAGCTCAATAACAAATTATTGGCCAACTGATATTAGAAGAAGTGAAATAAATATAGGTGTTTCATATAAAACAAATTTAAAAGAATTTTTAGAGTTAATAAACATTTATTTTAAAAATTCCACTTTAATATATAAAGATGAAAATCATAATCCTTTTGTCCTATTTTCTAAATTTGGAGATTCTTCAATAGATTTTTCAATTAAATTCTGGTTAAAAAGAGAAGATTATTTCGAAGGAACTAAAAAAATCGCAACAGAAATCTTCGAACTTTTAAACAAAAATAATATTGAAATTCCATTTACTCAAATAGATGTTAATATAAAAAACGAGAAACTCTAA